One window of the Klebsiella sp. WP3-W18-ESBL-02 genome contains the following:
- a CDS encoding helicase HerA-like C-terminal domain-containing protein: MSAPLLIARTQDTQLVLLPNMANRHGLITGATGTGKTVTLQKLAESFSEIGVPVFMADVKGDLTGIAKEGLASEKLMTRLNNIGVTDWEPHANPVVVWDIFGEKGHPVRATVSDLGPLLLARLLNLNEVQSGVLNIIFRIADDQGLLLLDFKDLRAITQYIGDNAKSFQNQYGNISTASVGAIQRGLLTLEQQGAEHFFGEPMLDIKDWMRVDSNGKGIINILSAEKLYQMPKLYAASLLWMLSELYEQLPEAGDLEKPKLVFFFDEAHLLFNDAPQVLLDKIEQVIRLIRSKGVGVYFVSQNPSDIPDAVLGQLGNRVQHALRAFTPKDQKAVKTAAQTMRANPAFSTEQAIQELGTGEALISFLDEKGSPSVVERAMVIAPCSRMGPVTDDERNGLINNSPLYGKYEDEVDRESAFEMLQKGVQNSAGQADAPPAKGQQQSADDGLLGGLKDIFFGTTGPRGGKHDGLVQTAAKSAVRQVTNQIVRGMLGSLLGGRRR; this comes from the coding sequence ATGAGCGCACCGCTGCTGATTGCACGCACCCAGGACACGCAGCTTGTTTTGCTGCCCAATATGGCCAACCGTCACGGGCTGATTACCGGCGCTACCGGCACGGGGAAAACCGTCACCCTGCAAAAACTGGCGGAGTCATTCTCAGAGATTGGCGTACCGGTATTTATGGCCGACGTAAAGGGCGATCTGACCGGCATCGCCAAAGAAGGCCTGGCGTCGGAGAAGCTGATGACACGCCTGAACAACATCGGTGTCACCGACTGGGAACCGCACGCCAATCCGGTGGTGGTGTGGGATATCTTCGGTGAAAAAGGCCATCCGGTGCGCGCGACCGTCTCAGACCTTGGTCCGCTGCTGCTCGCGCGTCTGCTGAACCTTAACGAGGTGCAGTCCGGGGTGCTGAATATCATCTTCCGCATCGCCGACGACCAGGGCCTGTTGCTGCTGGACTTCAAAGACCTGCGCGCCATCACCCAGTACATCGGCGATAACGCGAAATCCTTCCAGAACCAGTACGGCAACATCAGCACTGCTTCCGTCGGAGCGATCCAGCGCGGGCTACTGACGCTTGAGCAACAGGGGGCCGAGCACTTCTTCGGCGAGCCGATGCTCGATATTAAAGACTGGATGCGCGTCGACAGTAACGGTAAAGGCATCATCAATATCCTCAGCGCTGAAAAGCTCTACCAAATGCCGAAGCTCTACGCCGCCAGCCTGCTGTGGATGCTCTCTGAACTGTATGAGCAACTGCCGGAAGCCGGTGATCTCGAAAAACCCAAGCTGGTGTTCTTCTTCGACGAAGCGCACCTGCTGTTTAACGATGCGCCGCAGGTGCTGCTGGATAAAATCGAGCAGGTTATCCGCCTGATCCGCTCCAAGGGCGTCGGCGTCTATTTTGTCTCGCAGAACCCGTCGGATATCCCCGATGCGGTGCTCGGCCAGTTAGGTAACCGCGTGCAGCACGCCCTGCGCGCCTTCACGCCGAAGGATCAGAAAGCGGTGAAAACCGCCGCCCAGACGATGCGCGCCAACCCGGCGTTCAGCACCGAACAGGCGATACAGGAGCTGGGTACCGGTGAAGCGCTGATCTCCTTCCTCGATGAAAAAGGCAGCCCGTCGGTGGTTGAGCGAGCCATGGTGATTGCGCCGTGTTCGCGCATGGGGCCAGTGACCGACGATGAGCGTAACGGGCTAATCAACAACTCGCCGCTGTACGGCAAGTATGAGGATGAAGTCGACCGCGAATCCGCGTTCGAAATGCTGCAAAAAGGTGTACAGAACAGCGCGGGACAGGCGGACGCGCCACCGGCGAAGGGCCAGCAGCAAAGTGCCGATGACGGCCTGCTGGGCGGACTGAAGGATATCTTCTTTGGCACCACCGGGCCGCGCGGCGGCAAGCACGATGGGCTGGTGCAAACGGCAGCGAAAAGCGCCGTGCGCCAGGTGACGAACCAGATTGTGCGTGGGATGTTGGGTAGCCTGCTGGGCGGGCGGCGGCGTTAG
- the lptF gene encoding LPS export ABC transporter permease LptF: MIIIRYLVRETLKSQLAILFILLLIFFCQKLVRILGAAVDGDIPTNLVLSLLGLGVPEMAQLILPLSLFLGLLMTLGKLYTESEITVMHACGLSKAVLVKAAMVLALFTGIVAAVNVMWLGPWSSRHQDEVLAEAKANPGMAALAQGQFQQSTDGNAVLFIEGVNGAKFHDVFLAQLRPKGSARPSVVVADSGQLSQHKDGSQVVTLNQGTRFEGTAMLRDFRITDFKNYQAIVGHQAVAADPTDTEQMNMRTLWNTDTDRARAELHWRITLVLTVFIMALMVVPLSVVNPRQGRVLSMLPAMLLYLVFFLLQTSLKSNAGKGKLDPAVWMSTVNLLYIAVAIALNLWDTVPMRRLRARLTNKGAV, translated from the coding sequence GTGATAATCATACGATATCTGGTGCGGGAGACGCTAAAAAGCCAGCTTGCCATCCTCTTCATCCTGCTTTTGATCTTCTTTTGTCAAAAACTGGTGAGGATCCTTGGCGCTGCGGTTGATGGCGATATCCCGACAAACCTGGTCCTCTCTTTGCTGGGGCTCGGCGTACCCGAAATGGCACAGCTTATCTTACCGCTGAGCCTGTTCCTCGGTCTATTGATGACGCTGGGAAAACTGTATACCGAAAGTGAAATTACGGTGATGCACGCCTGCGGCCTGAGTAAAGCCGTGCTGGTGAAAGCAGCGATGGTGCTGGCGCTGTTTACCGGCATCGTTGCGGCGGTCAACGTGATGTGGCTGGGGCCGTGGTCCTCTCGCCATCAGGATGAAGTGCTGGCGGAGGCCAAGGCCAACCCCGGCATGGCGGCGCTGGCGCAGGGCCAGTTCCAGCAGTCCACCGACGGCAACGCGGTGTTATTTATTGAAGGCGTGAATGGTGCTAAGTTCCACGACGTCTTCCTGGCGCAGCTGCGGCCAAAAGGTAGCGCGCGCCCTTCGGTCGTTGTCGCCGACTCCGGCCAGCTTTCTCAGCATAAGGACGGCTCTCAGGTCGTCACCCTTAACCAGGGGACGCGCTTCGAAGGGACCGCGATGCTGCGCGACTTCCGCATTACTGATTTTAAAAACTATCAGGCGATTGTTGGCCATCAGGCGGTAGCGGCTGACCCGACCGATACCGAACAGATGAACATGCGTACGCTATGGAACACCGATACCGATCGCGCTCGTGCGGAGCTGCACTGGCGCATTACGCTGGTACTGACGGTGTTTATTATGGCGCTGATGGTGGTACCGCTGAGCGTGGTGAACCCGCGCCAGGGGCGCGTACTGTCGATGCTGCCGGCGATGCTGTTGTATCTGGTGTTCTTCCTGCTGCAGACTTCGCTGAAGTCGAATGCCGGTAAAGGCAAGCTCGATCCCGCCGTGTGGATGTCGACGGTGAACCTGTTGTACATCGCGGTTGCCATCGCGCTCAACCTGTGGGACACCGTACCGATGCGCCGTCTCCGCGCCCGCCTGACCAATAAAGGAGCGGTATAA
- a CDS encoding tyrosine-type recombinase/integrase has protein sequence MALTDTKVRSAKPEDNANPLSDGDGLFLLVHANGSKYWRFRFRFGGKQHVMAFGVYPEVSLADARKKREEARKLVAAGIDPREHKRAVKEEQAKEIITFEKVARDWLATNQKWSEDHAERVKKSLEDNVFPAIGTRNIAELSTRDLLLPIKAVETSGRLEVASRLQQRTTAIMRYAVQSGLIDYNPAQEMAGAVASGNRKHRPALALKRIPELLQKIDGYTGRPLTRWATELTLLIFIRSSELRFARWSEIDFETSMWTIPPEREPIPGVKHSHRGSKMHTPHLVPLSKQAQEILKQIKQFCGKHELIFIGDHDPRKPMSENTVNSALRVMGYDTKVEVCGHGFRTMACSSLIESGLWSKDAVERQMSHMERNSVRAAYIHKAEFIDERKLMLQWWADFLDANREKGITPFDYAKINQGNGE, from the coding sequence ATGGCTCTGACTGATACTAAAGTCCGTTCGGCAAAACCTGAAGATAATGCAAACCCACTATCTGATGGTGATGGCCTGTTTTTACTGGTGCATGCGAATGGCTCCAAATATTGGCGATTTCGTTTTCGCTTTGGTGGCAAACAGCATGTGATGGCGTTTGGCGTTTATCCCGAAGTTTCACTTGCGGATGCCAGGAAGAAAAGGGAGGAGGCCAGGAAGCTGGTAGCTGCTGGTATCGATCCACGCGAACATAAACGTGCAGTGAAAGAAGAACAGGCGAAAGAGATTATTACTTTCGAGAAGGTTGCCCGAGATTGGCTCGCGACCAACCAGAAATGGTCGGAAGACCACGCTGAGCGTGTGAAAAAGAGTCTGGAGGATAATGTTTTTCCGGCGATTGGGACGCGCAATATTGCTGAATTGAGCACCCGCGATTTGTTACTTCCCATTAAGGCCGTAGAGACGTCTGGACGTCTTGAAGTGGCTTCCCGTCTCCAACAACGTACTACGGCCATCATGCGTTATGCAGTACAAAGCGGTTTAATTGATTACAATCCGGCTCAGGAGATGGCAGGAGCGGTTGCTTCTGGCAATCGAAAGCATCGTCCTGCGCTGGCCTTAAAGCGTATTCCAGAACTGCTTCAGAAAATAGATGGCTATACCGGAAGACCATTAACCCGTTGGGCAACCGAACTCACCCTGCTTATCTTTATTCGTTCCAGTGAACTGCGTTTTGCACGCTGGTCGGAGATAGATTTTGAAACCTCGATGTGGACGATCCCTCCTGAGAGAGAACCCATACCTGGCGTTAAGCATTCTCATCGCGGCTCAAAGATGCATACACCGCATCTGGTGCCTTTGTCTAAGCAGGCGCAGGAGATCCTGAAACAGATAAAGCAGTTCTGTGGCAAGCATGAACTGATTTTCATTGGCGATCACGATCCACGTAAACCCATGAGTGAAAACACGGTGAACAGTGCATTGCGGGTGATGGGCTATGACACCAAGGTTGAGGTTTGTGGTCACGGCTTCCGCACGATGGCCTGTAGCTCATTGATTGAGTCAGGGCTATGGTCGAAGGATGCGGTAGAACGGCAGATGAGCCATATGGAACGTAACTCAGTGCGGGCAGCGTATATCCATAAGGCGGAGTTTATCGACGAACGCAAACTGATGCTGCAATGGTGGGCGGATTTCCTAGATGCGAACCGGGAGAAAGGGATTACGCCGTTTGACTATGCGAAGATCAACCAAGGGAATGGTGAGTGA
- the brxL gene encoding protease Lon-related BREX system protein BrxL encodes MLSIDDELSQHASMDLDARLNRYFKGKVVRKDLTKQLKEGANVPVYVLEYLLGMYCASDDDEVVREGLENVKKILAENYVRPDEAEKVKSLIRERGSFKVIDKIGVKLNQKKDVYEAQLSNLGIKDAVIPANIVKANEKLLTGGIWCIVTLNYFYEEGQRISPFSIFNLKPIQMPSMDMEELFAARANFSTDQWLDTLIRSIGMEPTNLKQRVKWHLLTRMIPFVENNYNVCELGPRGTGKSHVYKECSPNSLLVSGGQTTVANLFYNMSSRQVGLVGMWDVVAFDEVAGITFKDKDGVQIMKDYMASGSFSRGRDSIEAKASMVFVGNINQSVETLVKTSHLLAPFPEAMIDTAFFDRFHAYIPGWDIPKMRPEFFTNNYGLITDYLAEYMREMRKRSFSDAIDRFFKLGNNLNQRDVIAVRRTVSGLLKLLYPHGVFGKEEVRPCLTYALELRRRIKEQLKKLGGMEFFDVHFSYLDNETLEEFFVNVPEQGGSQLIPEGLSKPGVVHMVTKGVTGQLGLYRFETQMTPGNGKHTTSGLGSNTPAKEAIRIGFDYFKGNLNRISATAKFSEHEYHLHAVELHNSGPSTKTSLAALVAFCSILMGKPVQEQMVVLGDMTLGGVVNPVEDLAGSLQLAMDSGGKRVLLPMASASDIPTVPAEIFSKFQISFYADPVDAVYKALGVH; translated from the coding sequence GGGTAAAGTTGTCCGTAAGGATTTGACCAAACAGCTAAAAGAAGGGGCTAATGTCCCTGTCTATGTACTGGAATATCTGCTCGGTATGTACTGTGCTTCAGACGATGATGAAGTGGTACGCGAAGGTCTTGAAAACGTCAAAAAAATCCTCGCTGAGAACTATGTTCGCCCGGATGAGGCTGAGAAAGTAAAATCTCTGATTCGTGAGCGTGGTAGCTTTAAAGTGATCGATAAGATCGGAGTAAAGCTCAACCAGAAGAAAGATGTCTACGAGGCTCAGCTTTCGAACCTCGGTATCAAAGATGCCGTGATCCCCGCCAACATTGTTAAAGCTAACGAGAAGCTGCTCACCGGGGGGATCTGGTGTATCGTTACTCTTAACTATTTTTATGAAGAAGGGCAAAGAATTTCGCCCTTCTCAATTTTCAACCTTAAGCCGATCCAGATGCCCTCCATGGATATGGAAGAACTTTTTGCCGCCCGGGCTAATTTCTCAACAGACCAATGGCTGGATACCCTGATCCGCTCTATTGGCATGGAGCCAACCAATCTGAAGCAACGGGTGAAATGGCATCTGTTAACGCGGATGATCCCCTTTGTTGAGAACAACTATAACGTCTGCGAACTCGGCCCACGTGGTACCGGTAAAAGCCACGTCTATAAAGAGTGCTCGCCTAATTCATTACTAGTCTCAGGTGGCCAGACGACGGTCGCCAATCTGTTTTACAACATGAGTTCCCGGCAGGTTGGGCTGGTAGGCATGTGGGATGTAGTAGCTTTTGACGAAGTGGCTGGTATTACCTTCAAGGATAAAGATGGTGTCCAGATCATGAAGGATTACATGGCATCGGGCTCTTTTTCCCGTGGCCGTGATTCTATCGAAGCCAAAGCATCCATGGTATTTGTCGGCAACATAAACCAAAGCGTAGAAACGTTAGTCAAAACCAGTCACCTGCTGGCACCTTTCCCGGAAGCGATGATCGATACAGCCTTCTTTGACCGTTTCCATGCCTATATCCCAGGCTGGGATATCCCTAAGATGCGGCCTGAATTTTTTACCAATAACTACGGTCTGATCACCGACTATCTGGCCGAATATATGCGAGAAATGCGCAAGCGTAGTTTCTCTGATGCTATCGACCGCTTCTTTAAACTCGGGAACAACCTCAACCAACGCGATGTAATCGCAGTACGCCGCACGGTCTCAGGTTTGCTCAAATTACTGTATCCTCATGGTGTGTTTGGTAAAGAGGAGGTACGTCCTTGTCTCACCTACGCATTAGAGTTACGTCGTAGAATCAAAGAGCAGTTGAAAAAACTAGGCGGCATGGAGTTTTTCGATGTTCATTTCAGCTATCTCGACAACGAAACTCTGGAAGAGTTTTTCGTCAATGTACCTGAGCAAGGCGGGAGCCAGTTGATCCCCGAAGGTCTGAGTAAACCGGGAGTTGTGCACATGGTTACCAAGGGTGTCACAGGCCAACTGGGCCTGTATCGCTTCGAGACTCAGATGACCCCCGGTAATGGTAAACACACGACATCTGGCCTAGGCTCCAATACACCAGCAAAAGAAGCAATCCGTATAGGTTTTGATTATTTCAAAGGCAACCTAAATCGCATCAGTGCTACCGCCAAATTTTCCGAGCATGAATACCATCTACATGCCGTTGAGTTACATAACTCAGGCCCTAGTACCAAAACCAGCCTTGCCGCCTTGGTAGCCTTCTGTTCCATTTTGATGGGCAAGCCAGTGCAAGAACAGATGGTCGTGCTCGGAGATATGACACTTGGTGGTGTGGTGAATCCGGTCGAAGATCTGGCTGGTAGTTTGCAACTGGCAATGGATAGTGGGGGCAAACGTGTGCTGCTGCCGATGGCATCAGCTTCTGATATCCCAACTGTGCCTGCTGAAATTTTCTCCAAATTCCAAATCAGTTTCTATGCAGATCCGGTGGATGCTGTGTATAAAGCATTGGGCGTTCATTGA
- the lptG gene encoding LPS export ABC transporter permease LptG, whose translation MQPFGVLDRYIGKTIFTTIMMTLFMLVSLSGIIKFVDQLKKAGQGSYDALGAGIYTLLSVPKDVQIFFPMAALLGALLGLGMLAQRSELVVMQASGFTRMQVALSVMKTAIPLVLLTMAMGEWVAPQGEQMARNYRAQQMYGGSLLSTQQGMWAKDGHNFVYIERVKGNDELGGVSIYSFNNERRLQSVRYAASAKFDNEQKVWRLSQVDESNLTDPKQITGSQTVSGTWKTTLTPDKLGVVALDPDALSISGLHNYVKYLHASGQDAGRYQLNMWSKVFQPLSVAVMMLMALSFIFGPLRSVPMGVRVVTGISFGFVFYVLDQIFGPLTLVYGIPPIIGALLPSASFFLISLWLMMRKA comes from the coding sequence ATGCAGCCATTTGGTGTACTTGACCGCTATATCGGTAAAACCATCTTCACCACCATCATGATGACGCTGTTCATGCTGGTGTCACTGTCCGGCATCATTAAGTTTGTCGACCAGCTGAAGAAAGCCGGGCAGGGGAGCTATGATGCGCTGGGCGCGGGTATCTATACCCTCCTCAGCGTGCCGAAAGACGTGCAGATCTTCTTCCCGATGGCGGCGCTGCTTGGCGCGCTGTTGGGCCTGGGCATGCTGGCCCAGCGCAGTGAACTGGTGGTGATGCAGGCGTCGGGCTTTACCCGTATGCAGGTGGCGCTGTCGGTAATGAAAACCGCGATTCCGCTGGTGCTGCTGACCATGGCAATGGGTGAGTGGGTGGCGCCGCAGGGCGAGCAGATGGCGCGTAACTATCGTGCTCAGCAGATGTACGGTGGCTCACTGCTTTCCACCCAGCAGGGCATGTGGGCCAAAGATGGCCACAACTTCGTCTATATTGAGCGGGTAAAGGGTAACGATGAGCTGGGCGGCGTGAGCATCTACAGCTTTAACAACGAGCGTCGTTTACAGTCCGTGCGCTATGCGGCCAGCGCGAAGTTTGATAACGAACAGAAGGTATGGCGGCTGTCGCAGGTGGATGAATCGAACCTGACCGACCCGAAACAGATCACCGGCTCACAGACGGTGAGCGGTACCTGGAAAACCACCCTGACGCCGGACAAACTCGGCGTGGTCGCGCTGGACCCGGATGCGCTGTCGATTAGCGGCCTGCACAACTACGTGAAGTATCTGCATGCCAGCGGCCAGGATGCCGGTCGTTACCAGTTGAATATGTGGAGCAAGGTCTTCCAGCCGCTGTCGGTGGCGGTGATGATGCTGATGGCGCTGTCGTTTATCTTCGGCCCGCTGCGCAGCGTACCGATGGGCGTGCGGGTGGTGACCGGCATCAGCTTTGGCTTCGTATTCTATGTGCTTGACCAGATCTTCGGCCCGCTGACGCTGGTGTACGGCATCCCGCCGATTATCGGCGCGCTGCTGCCAAGCGCCAGCTTCTTCCTGATAAGCCTCTGGCTGATGATGCGAAAAGCGTAA
- the pepA gene encoding leucyl aminopeptidase, translating into MEFSVKSGSPEKQRSACIVVGVFEPRRLSPIAEQLDKISDGYISALLRRGELEGKPGQTLLLHHVPNVLSERILLIGCGKERELDERQYKQVIQKTINTLNDTGSMEAVCFLTELHVKGRNNYWKVRQAVETAKETLYSFDQLKTNKSEPRRPLRKMVFNVPTRRELTSGERAIQHGLAIAAGIKAAKDLGNMPPNICNAAYLASQARQLADSYSKNVITRVIGEQQMKELGMHSYLAVGNGSQNESLMSVIEYKGVESEDVRPIVLVGKGLTFDSGGISIKPSEGMDEMKYDMCGAAAVYGVMRMVAELQLPINVIGVLAGCENMPGGRAYRPGDVLTTMSGQTVEVLNTDAEGRLVLCDVLTYVERFEPEAVIDVATLTGACVIALGHHITGLMSNHNPLAHELIGASEQSGDRAWRLPLGDEYQEQLESNFADMANIGGRPGGAITAGCFLARFTRKYNWAHLDIAGTAWRSGKAKGATGRPVALLSQFLLNRAGFNGEE; encoded by the coding sequence ATGGAGTTCAGTGTAAAAAGTGGTAGCCCGGAGAAACAGCGGAGTGCCTGTATCGTCGTGGGCGTATTCGAACCACGTCGGCTCTCTCCCATCGCCGAACAGCTCGATAAAATCAGCGACGGCTACATCAGCGCGCTGCTGCGTCGCGGCGAACTGGAAGGCAAACCGGGGCAGACCTTATTGCTGCACCACGTACCTAACGTACTGTCAGAGCGCATCCTGCTGATCGGCTGCGGCAAAGAGCGCGAGCTTGACGAACGCCAGTACAAGCAGGTCATTCAGAAAACGATCAACACTCTGAATGACACAGGTTCCATGGAGGCCGTCTGCTTCCTGACCGAACTGCACGTTAAGGGTCGCAATAACTACTGGAAAGTACGCCAGGCGGTTGAAACAGCCAAAGAGACGCTATACAGCTTTGACCAGCTTAAAACCAACAAAAGCGAGCCGCGTCGTCCGCTGCGTAAAATGGTCTTCAACGTACCAACCCGCCGTGAACTGACCAGCGGCGAGCGCGCCATTCAGCACGGACTGGCGATTGCTGCCGGTATTAAAGCCGCCAAAGATCTTGGCAACATGCCGCCAAACATCTGTAACGCGGCCTACCTGGCCTCTCAGGCGCGCCAGCTGGCAGACAGCTACAGCAAAAACGTCATCACCCGCGTGATCGGCGAACAGCAGATGAAAGAGCTGGGCATGCACTCCTACCTCGCGGTCGGCAACGGTTCACAAAACGAATCGCTGATGTCGGTCATCGAGTATAAAGGCGTCGAGTCCGAAGACGTTCGTCCGATTGTGCTGGTCGGCAAGGGTCTGACCTTCGACTCCGGCGGCATCTCTATTAAGCCGTCCGAAGGCATGGACGAAATGAAATACGACATGTGCGGCGCGGCGGCGGTGTACGGCGTGATGCGCATGGTTGCTGAACTTCAGCTACCGATTAACGTCATCGGCGTACTGGCAGGCTGTGAGAACATGCCGGGCGGGCGCGCGTATCGCCCGGGCGATGTGCTGACCACCATGTCCGGCCAGACCGTTGAAGTACTCAATACCGACGCCGAAGGCCGTCTGGTACTGTGCGACGTGTTAACCTACGTCGAACGCTTTGAGCCGGAGGCGGTGATTGACGTCGCGACCCTGACCGGTGCCTGCGTGATTGCGCTGGGCCATCACATCACCGGCCTGATGTCGAACCACAACCCGCTGGCGCATGAGCTGATCGGCGCGTCCGAGCAGTCTGGCGACCGCGCGTGGCGTCTGCCGCTGGGCGATGAGTATCAGGAGCAGCTGGAGTCTAACTTCGCGGATATGGCCAACATCGGCGGCCGTCCTGGCGGTGCGATCACCGCGGGCTGCTTCCTGGCGCGCTTTACCCGTAAGTACAACTGGGCACACCTGGACATCGCCGGTACCGCATGGCGCTCCGGGAAAGCCAAAGGCGCTACCGGCCGTCCGGTGGCGCTGCTGTCGCAGTTCCTGCTCAATCGCGCTGGCTTTAACGGCGAAGAGTAA
- the holC gene encoding DNA polymerase III subunit chi produces the protein MKNATFYLLDNDTTVDDLSAVEQLVCEIAAERWRAGKRVLIACEDEQQAIRLDEALWSRPPESFVPHNLAGEGPRGGAPVEIAWPAKRNSSPRDILISLRVNFADFATAFTEVVDFVPYEETLKQLARDRYKAYRVAGFNLNTATWK, from the coding sequence ATGAAGAATGCAACGTTCTATCTTCTGGACAACGACACCACCGTCGACGACCTCAGCGCCGTCGAGCAACTGGTGTGTGAAATTGCCGCAGAACGTTGGCGCGCCGGCAAGCGCGTGCTGATCGCCTGCGAAGACGAGCAGCAGGCCATTCGCCTGGATGAAGCGCTGTGGAGCAGGCCGCCCGAGAGCTTTGTACCGCATAACCTGGCTGGCGAAGGTCCGCGCGGCGGTGCGCCGGTCGAGATTGCGTGGCCTGCCAAGCGCAACAGCAGCCCACGGGATATACTGATCAGTCTGCGGGTAAACTTTGCAGATTTTGCCACCGCTTTCACAGAAGTGGTAGACTTCGTTCCTTACGAAGAAACTCTGAAACAACTCGCCCGCGATCGCTACAAAGCCTACCGCGTGGCTGGTTTTAACCTGAATACGGCAACCTGGAAATAA
- the ahr gene encoding NADPH-dependent aldehyde reductase Ahr yields MSIIKSYAAKNAGGELEVWEYDAGELLPEDVEVKVDYCGICHSDLSMIDNEWGFSQYPLVAGHEVIGHVVALGSAAQNKGLKIGQRVGIGWTARSCGHCDACIDGNQINCTEGSVPTIINHGGFADKLRADWQWVIPLPDNIDIETAGPMLCGGITVFKPLLMHHVTATSRVGVIGIGGLGHIAIKLLRAMGAEVTAFSSNPSKEQEVRAMGADHVVNSRSPEALKELAGQFDLIINTVNVDLNWQPYFEALASGGNFHTVGAVLTPLPVPAFTLIGGDRSVSGSATGNPFELRKLMKFAGRSKVAPITELFPMSKINDAIQHVRDGKARYRVVLKADF; encoded by the coding sequence ATGTCCATAATAAAAAGCTACGCCGCGAAAAACGCCGGTGGGGAACTGGAAGTCTGGGAATACGATGCCGGGGAGCTGCTGCCGGAAGACGTTGAGGTGAAAGTGGATTACTGCGGGATCTGCCACTCGGACCTGTCGATGATCGACAACGAATGGGGGTTCTCTCAATATCCGCTGGTTGCCGGTCACGAGGTGATTGGTCATGTGGTAGCGCTGGGCAGCGCCGCGCAGAATAAAGGGCTGAAAATTGGCCAGCGCGTGGGCATTGGCTGGACGGCGCGCAGCTGTGGCCACTGCGATGCCTGTATCGATGGCAACCAGATTAACTGTACTGAAGGCTCGGTGCCGACCATCATCAACCACGGCGGCTTTGCCGATAAGCTGCGCGCTGACTGGCAGTGGGTGATTCCACTGCCGGACAACATTGATATCGAAACCGCAGGCCCGATGCTGTGCGGCGGGATTACGGTATTTAAACCGCTGCTGATGCATCATGTCACCGCCACCAGCCGCGTGGGGGTTATTGGGATCGGTGGTCTGGGGCATATCGCCATTAAGCTGCTGCGCGCGATGGGTGCCGAGGTGACTGCCTTTAGCTCGAATCCATCAAAAGAACAGGAAGTGCGGGCGATGGGCGCAGACCACGTGGTTAACAGCCGTTCACCGGAAGCGCTCAAAGAGTTGGCGGGTCAGTTTGATCTGATCATCAACACCGTCAACGTCGACCTGAACTGGCAGCCATACTTCGAAGCGCTGGCCTCGGGCGGCAACTTCCACACCGTGGGCGCAGTGCTCACGCCGCTGCCGGTGCCGGCGTTTACCCTGATTGGCGGCGACCGCAGCGTCTCCGGTTCGGCAACGGGTAACCCGTTCGAGCTGCGCAAGCTGATGAAGTTTGCCGGCCGCAGCAAGGTGGCGCCTATTACCGAACTGTTCCCGATGTCGAAAATTAACGACGCCATCCAGCACGTGCGCGACGGTAAAGCCCGTTACCGCGTGGTGCTGAAAGCCGACTTCTGA